One stretch of Robbsia betulipollinis DNA includes these proteins:
- a CDS encoding RNA pyrophosphohydrolase, which produces MLDREGFRPNVGIVLLNARNEVFWGKRLREHSWQFPQGGIKFGETPVQAMYRELHEEVGLKPEHVKVIGRTRDWLRYEVPDRFIRREIRGHYRGQKQIWFLLRMVGRDCDICLRATTHPEFDAWRWNSYWVPLDAVIEFKRDVYHLALTELSRFVRRAQAKEEPELTVTVSGTHVLVTPDGVVTVATSTITTLSSAPPLPGPESGFGPPAPLPGAPPGPASSQDEETVAPGRLPPIVHE; this is translated from the coding sequence ATGCTGGATCGTGAAGGCTTTCGCCCGAACGTCGGCATCGTGCTGCTGAACGCGCGCAATGAGGTGTTCTGGGGCAAGCGCTTGCGTGAGCATTCCTGGCAGTTTCCGCAGGGCGGAATCAAATTCGGCGAGACGCCCGTCCAGGCGATGTATCGGGAGTTGCATGAAGAAGTCGGCTTGAAGCCGGAGCATGTGAAGGTCATCGGACGAACGCGCGACTGGCTGCGTTACGAGGTGCCCGACAGATTCATCCGGCGCGAGATTCGCGGCCATTATCGTGGTCAGAAACAGATATGGTTTCTGCTGCGCATGGTCGGGCGGGACTGCGACATCTGTCTTCGCGCGACCACTCATCCCGAGTTCGACGCATGGCGCTGGAACAGCTATTGGGTGCCGCTCGACGCGGTGATCGAGTTCAAACGGGACGTGTATCATCTCGCGCTGACCGAGCTGTCGCGCTTCGTCCGTCGCGCGCAGGCGAAGGAGGAGCCGGAACTGACCGTCACGGTCAGCGGCACGCATGTGCTCGTCACGCCGGACGGCGTGGTGACGGTTGCGACGTCGACCATAACGACGCTGTCGTCCGCGCCGCCCTTGCCTGGGCCCGAGTCCGGGTTCGGGCCGCCGGCGCCTTTGCCCGGCGCCCCGCCCGGCCCGGCATCCAGCCAGGACGAGGAAACG
- a CDS encoding cytochrome C assembly family protein, with protein MIIVLYAVTALLYGGLSIAAWYAYRRRPALDIAGVRPVASGGAGDTPRRPSLAAGRGGVSLPAARLVLLLALFAHGALLHATIFPADSMVFGFAFSLSAMLWLGAGIYLIESFFFPLEGLGLLVLPLAGVASLLPGVFGGVRVMSYAADPLFKVHFLIANVAYGLLTLAALHAFLMLLVERRLHASRQAVRAGTGGVRGASLSVPDSGPSWLGGWLETLPPLLTMEKLLFRLISAGFVLLTLTLLSGFLFSEQLLDRLLRFDHKTVFAILSWFMFGGLVLGRRIYGWRGRAALRWVLASFLALLLAYVGSRFVLEVLLHRSVV; from the coding sequence ATGATAATTGTACTGTACGCGGTGACGGCGCTTCTATATGGCGGGCTTTCGATTGCCGCCTGGTATGCCTATCGGCGCCGGCCGGCGCTCGATATCGCGGGCGTGCGCCCGGTTGCGAGCGGCGGCGCGGGCGACACGCCGCGCCGGCCGTCGCTGGCCGCGGGCCGCGGCGGCGTGTCGTTGCCCGCGGCACGGCTCGTGCTGCTGCTGGCGCTGTTCGCGCACGGAGCGTTGCTGCACGCGACGATTTTTCCAGCCGACAGCATGGTCTTCGGTTTCGCGTTCTCGCTGTCGGCGATGCTGTGGCTGGGCGCCGGCATCTACCTCATCGAAAGTTTTTTCTTTCCGCTGGAAGGCCTGGGCCTGCTGGTGCTGCCGCTGGCCGGCGTCGCGTCGCTGCTGCCCGGGGTGTTCGGCGGCGTGCGGGTGATGAGCTACGCGGCCGATCCGCTTTTCAAGGTGCATTTCCTGATCGCCAACGTCGCGTACGGGCTGCTGACGCTCGCCGCGCTGCACGCTTTCCTGATGCTGCTGGTCGAGCGCCGCCTGCACGCGTCGCGGCAAGCCGTGCGGGCGGGAACGGGGGGCGTGCGAGGTGCGAGTCTCTCGGTGCCGGATTCGGGCCCCAGCTGGCTGGGCGGCTGGCTGGAAACCCTGCCGCCGCTTCTGACCATGGAGAAGCTGCTGTTTCGCCTGATCAGCGCCGGCTTCGTGCTGCTGACGCTGACCCTGCTGAGCGGGTTTCTCTTTTCCGAGCAATTGCTGGATCGTCTGTTGCGGTTTGACCACAAGACGGTGTTCGCGATCCTGTCCTGGTTCATGTTTGGCGGATTGGTCCTGGGGCGGCGCATTTATGGCTGGCGGGGGCGCGCCGCGTTGCGCTGGGTGCTGGCATCGTTCCTCGCGCTGCTGCTCGCCTATGTCGGCAGCCGTTTCGTGCTGGAGGTTCTGCTGCACCGCTCGGTCGTCTGA
- a CDS encoding hypoxanthine-guanine phosphoribosyltransferase, which translates to MNREEALDIFKKSEEIVSAEAVTAAIDRMAEAIRAEVGETFPLLLSVMGGAAVFTGMLLPKLDFALEFDYIHLTRYRNATAGGEMQWRVAPAESVKDRVVLVLDDILDEGETMATIRDRIMAMGATRFMSAVLCEKRLTQSKPLKPDFCGFEVPDRYVFGCGMDARGYWRNLPAIRALLDA; encoded by the coding sequence ATGAACCGCGAAGAAGCGCTCGACATTTTCAAGAAATCCGAGGAAATCGTCTCGGCCGAGGCGGTCACCGCCGCCATCGACCGGATGGCCGAGGCGATTCGCGCGGAGGTCGGCGAGACGTTCCCGTTGCTGCTGTCGGTGATGGGCGGCGCGGCGGTATTCACCGGCATGTTGCTGCCGAAGCTCGATTTCGCGCTGGAATTCGACTACATCCACCTGACCCGTTACCGGAACGCCACCGCGGGCGGCGAGATGCAGTGGCGCGTCGCGCCGGCCGAATCGGTCAAGGACCGTGTCGTACTGGTGCTCGACGACATCCTGGACGAGGGCGAGACGATGGCGACGATTCGCGACCGCATCATGGCGATGGGCGCGACACGCTTCATGAGCGCCGTGTTGTGCGAAAAGCGCCTGACGCAGTCCAAGCCCCTGAAGCCCGATTTCTGCGGCTTCGAAGTCCCGGACCGCTACGTCTTCGGCTGCGGAATGGACGCACGCGGCTACTGGCGCAACCTGCCGGCGATCCGCGCGCTGCTCGACGCCTGA
- a CDS encoding proline--tRNA ligase, translated as MKASRFFIGTLKEAPADAEIVSHQLMMRAGMIRRVAGGIYDYLPIGLRAIRKVEKIVREEMDAAGALEVLLPAVQPAELWQESGRWEQYGPELLRFKDRHQREFVVGPTHEEVITDVARREIRSYRQLPVNFYQIQTKFRDEIRPRFGVMRGREFIMKDAYSFDRDTDGLKASYQRMYDAYVRIFTRLGLRFRAVEADNGSIGGSGSHEFHVIADTGEDAIAFCPTSDFAANVEAAEALPLLPARGAADAALTKTSTPGRAKCEAVAELLGLPLERTVKSIVLAVDQPGATPDAAVHTQIWMLLLRGDHSLNEVKAFKLPGLGGARFATEAEIVEHFGTPPGYLGPIATRKPVKLLVDRTVARMSDFVCGANEADFHFTGVNWGRDLPEPDVADLRNVVAGDPSPDGRGTIELCRGIEVGHVFQLGTKYSEAMSATYLDEAGKPQPLQMGCYGIGVTRILGAAIEQNYDARGIIWPTSIAPFEVVICPMGYDRSETVRTEADRVYAALLAAGVDVVLDDRGERPGVMFADWELIGVPHRLVIGDRGLKDGKVEYQGRRDAEATLLPVAEADRLLIARLQEARGAAA; from the coding sequence ATGAAAGCCTCGCGTTTTTTCATCGGCACCCTCAAGGAAGCGCCTGCGGACGCCGAAATCGTCAGTCATCAGTTGATGATGCGGGCGGGCATGATTCGCCGCGTGGCGGGCGGTATCTACGATTATTTGCCGATCGGCCTGCGCGCGATCCGCAAGGTCGAGAAGATCGTGCGTGAAGAAATGGACGCGGCCGGCGCGCTCGAAGTGCTCCTGCCGGCGGTGCAGCCCGCGGAGTTGTGGCAGGAATCCGGGCGGTGGGAGCAGTACGGCCCGGAGTTGCTGCGCTTCAAGGACCGTCATCAGCGCGAGTTCGTCGTCGGCCCGACGCACGAAGAAGTGATCACCGACGTCGCGCGGCGCGAGATCCGCAGCTATCGCCAGCTGCCGGTGAATTTCTACCAGATCCAGACGAAATTCCGCGACGAGATCCGCCCGCGTTTCGGCGTGATGCGGGGGCGCGAGTTCATCATGAAGGATGCGTATTCGTTCGATCGCGATACCGACGGCCTGAAGGCCTCGTATCAGCGGATGTACGATGCCTATGTGCGGATCTTCACGCGCCTCGGTCTGCGTTTCCGCGCGGTGGAGGCCGACAACGGATCGATCGGCGGCTCCGGTTCGCATGAATTCCACGTCATCGCCGACACCGGCGAGGATGCGATCGCTTTTTGTCCGACGTCCGATTTCGCCGCCAACGTCGAGGCGGCGGAGGCCTTGCCGCTGCTGCCGGCGCGCGGCGCGGCGGACGCGGCGTTGACGAAGACGTCGACGCCCGGCCGGGCGAAATGCGAGGCCGTCGCCGAACTGCTCGGCCTGCCGCTCGAGCGCACCGTCAAATCCATCGTGCTCGCGGTCGACCAGCCCGGCGCGACGCCCGACGCCGCGGTCCACACGCAGATCTGGATGCTGTTGCTGCGCGGCGATCATTCGCTCAACGAGGTCAAGGCCTTCAAGCTGCCCGGGCTCGGCGGCGCACGGTTCGCGACCGAGGCGGAGATCGTCGAGCATTTCGGCACGCCGCCCGGCTATCTGGGGCCGATCGCGACCCGCAAGCCGGTCAAGCTGCTGGTCGACCGCACGGTGGCGAGGATGAGCGATTTCGTCTGCGGCGCGAACGAAGCCGATTTCCATTTCACCGGCGTTAACTGGGGAAGGGATCTGCCCGAGCCGGACGTCGCGGACCTACGCAACGTCGTCGCGGGCGACCCCTCGCCCGATGGCCGGGGGACGATCGAACTATGCCGCGGTATCGAGGTCGGCCACGTGTTCCAGCTTGGCACCAAGTATTCCGAGGCGATGAGCGCGACGTACCTGGACGAGGCGGGCAAGCCGCAGCCTTTGCAGATGGGCTGTTACGGCATCGGCGTGACGCGTATCCTCGGCGCGGCGATCGAGCAGAACTACGACGCGCGCGGCATCATCTGGCCGACGTCGATTGCGCCGTTCGAGGTGGTGATCTGCCCGATGGGATATGACCGCAGCGAAACGGTGCGCACCGAGGCCGACCGCGTGTACGCGGCGCTGTTGGCTGCGGGCGTGGACGTGGTGCTGGACGACCGCGGCGAGCGGCCCGGCGTGATGTTCGCCGATTGGGAGTTGATCGGCGTGCCGCACCGCCTGGTGATCGGCGACCGAGGACTGAAGGACGGCAAGGTCGAATATCAGGGACGCCGCGACGCCGAGGCCACCTTGTTGCCGGTCGCCGAGGCCGATCGGCTGCTGATCGCGCGTCTCCAGGAAGCGCGCGGCGCGGCCGCCTGA
- the ffh gene encoding signal recognition particle protein produces MLDNLTQRMARVVKTLRGEARLTEANTQEMLREVRLALLEADVALPVVREFVAKIKEKALGEEVVGSLSPGQALVAVVQRELTAMIGGDYEGKAAELNLAVAPPAIILMAGLQGAGKTTTVGKLAKLLREKYKKKVLTVSADVYRPAAIAQLQTVTEQVGADFFPSTPDQKPVDIARAAVDWARRHYHDVLIVDTAGRLGIDEAMMIEIGALHAAINPSETLFVVDAMLGQDAINTAKAFNDALPLTGVVLTKLDGDSRGGAALSVRHVTGRPIKFVGVGEKLDGLEVFHPDRMASRILGMGDILALVEDAQRGVDVKAAQKLADKVKKGGDFDLNDFRAQLTQMKSMGGLSTMLDKLPAQFQAAAGKADMGQAEKQMRRMEGIINSMTPGERAKPELIKASRKRRIAVGAGVQVQEVNRMLAQYDQMRGMMKKLKGGNLAKMMRGMKGMMPGMR; encoded by the coding sequence ATGCTCGACAATCTAACTCAACGAATGGCCCGCGTCGTCAAGACGCTGCGCGGCGAAGCCCGGCTCACCGAAGCCAATACCCAGGAGATGCTGCGCGAGGTCCGTCTCGCGCTGCTGGAGGCCGACGTCGCGCTGCCGGTGGTGCGCGAATTTGTCGCGAAGATCAAGGAAAAGGCCCTCGGCGAGGAAGTGGTGGGCAGCCTGTCGCCCGGCCAGGCGCTGGTCGCGGTGGTGCAGCGCGAGCTGACGGCGATGATCGGCGGCGACTACGAAGGCAAGGCCGCCGAACTGAATCTGGCCGTGGCGCCTCCCGCGATCATCCTGATGGCCGGCCTGCAGGGCGCGGGCAAGACCACCACGGTGGGCAAGCTCGCGAAACTGCTGCGCGAGAAGTACAAGAAAAAGGTGCTGACCGTCTCCGCCGACGTCTACCGCCCGGCCGCCATCGCGCAGTTGCAGACCGTCACCGAACAGGTCGGCGCGGACTTCTTCCCGTCCACTCCGGACCAGAAACCGGTCGACATCGCCCGGGCCGCCGTCGACTGGGCGCGGCGTCACTATCACGACGTGCTGATCGTCGATACCGCCGGGCGGCTGGGCATCGACGAAGCGATGATGATCGAGATCGGCGCGCTGCATGCGGCGATCAACCCGTCCGAGACGCTCTTCGTCGTCGACGCGATGCTGGGCCAGGACGCGATCAACACCGCGAAGGCGTTCAACGACGCCCTGCCGCTGACCGGGGTGGTGCTCACCAAGCTCGACGGCGACTCGCGTGGCGGCGCGGCGCTGTCGGTGCGGCACGTGACCGGACGCCCGATCAAGTTCGTCGGCGTCGGCGAGAAGCTCGACGGTCTCGAAGTTTTCCATCCGGACCGCATGGCCAGCCGGATCCTCGGCATGGGCGACATTCTGGCGCTGGTCGAGGACGCGCAGCGCGGCGTCGACGTCAAGGCCGCGCAGAAGCTGGCCGACAAGGTCAAGAAAGGCGGCGACTTCGACCTGAACGATTTCCGCGCGCAGTTGACGCAGATGAAAAGCATGGGCGGGCTGTCGACGATGCTCGACAAACTGCCCGCGCAGTTCCAGGCCGCGGCCGGCAAGGCCGACATGGGCCAGGCGGAGAAACAGATGCGCCGCATGGAAGGCATCATCAACTCGATGACGCCCGGCGAACGCGCGAAGCCCGAGCTGATCAAGGCCAGCCGCAAGCGGCGCATCGCCGTGGGCGCGGGCGTGCAGGTCCAGGAAGTGAACCGGATGCTCGCGCAGTACGATCAGATGCGCGGCATGATGAAGAAACTCAAGGGCGGCAATCTCGCGAAGATGATGCGCGGCATGAAAGGCATGATGCCCGGCATGCGCTGA